The Nitrospinaceae bacterium genome window below encodes:
- a CDS encoding glycosyl transferase — MKLSVVIPVYNEEAFLRDVVHRVEAVDYDKEILLIDDCSTDGTRRILEEYKDREGFQVLYHSRNQGKGAALRTGFTHATGDIIIIQDADLEYDPKDYGILLEPILDGRADVVFGSRFLGGPHRVLFYWHYVGNKFLTTLSNMFTNLNLTDMETGYKVFTKKVIDSIRLKCDRFGFEPEITSKIAKKNFRVYEVPISYSGRDYSEGKKITWKDGVAALWFIVKFRFSD; from the coding sequence TTGAAACTTTCGGTCGTCATTCCGGTTTACAACGAGGAAGCCTTCCTTCGGGACGTGGTCCACAGGGTCGAAGCGGTGGACTATGACAAGGAGATCCTGTTAATCGACGATTGCTCGACCGACGGGACCCGGAGAATTCTTGAGGAATATAAGGATCGCGAAGGATTCCAGGTTTTATACCATTCCCGCAATCAAGGAAAAGGGGCAGCCCTCAGAACGGGTTTCACCCACGCCACAGGAGACATCATCATCATTCAGGACGCCGACCTGGAATACGACCCCAAGGATTATGGCATTCTTCTGGAACCGATTCTCGACGGACGGGCCGACGTGGTGTTCGGCTCGCGGTTTCTGGGAGGGCCGCATCGTGTGCTGTTTTACTGGCATTATGTCGGCAACAAATTTCTCACCACCCTGTCCAACATGTTCACCAACCTGAATCTGACAGACATGGAAACGGGTTATAAAGTCTTCACTAAAAAAGTAATCGACTCGATCCGTTTAAAATGCGACCGCTTCGGTTTTGAACCGGAAATCACCAGCAAGATCGCTAAGAAAAATTTCAGAGTCTACGAAGTGCCCATTTCCTACAGCGGCAGGGACTATTCGGAAGGTAAGAAAATCACCTGGAAGGATGGCGTTGCAGCTTTGTGGTTCATCGTCAAATTCCGGTTTTCCGATTGA
- the murA gene encoding UDP-N-acetylglucosamine 1-carboxyvinyltransferase gives MDKLAIEGGRKLTGQVAISGAKNAALPLLAATLLTSGRNEIRAVPRVRDVTTMIRLLEELGARLESFEGDTVIIDTSGVNNPEAPYELVSTMRASCMVLGPLLARLGQAKVSLPGGCAIGARPMDLHIKGLQMMGAEIDLIQGYIHGTAKKRLQGKHIYFDTVTVTGTANLMMAAALSDGETVLENAAKEPEVVFLADVLVRAGAKIEGQGTDVIIIQGVSSLKPIECRVFPDRIETGTYMIASAITGGDLEITNCIPQHVEPLIHKLQEAGLSVEVNGTCVRVQGDGSFQGVDIKTQPHPGFPTDLQAQMMALMTLSKGQSIIVENVFENRFMHAAELKRMGAKITLDGHTAIVEGVEQLCGAPLMATDLRASASLVLAALAAKGKSVISRVYHIDRGYEAMEKKLVQLGATIKRIH, from the coding sequence ATGGATAAACTGGCTATCGAAGGAGGACGAAAGTTAACGGGGCAGGTTGCCATCAGCGGGGCTAAAAATGCGGCCCTCCCCCTTTTGGCCGCAACCTTGTTGACCTCAGGCAGAAATGAGATTCGCGCCGTTCCCCGCGTCCGCGATGTCACCACCATGATCCGCTTGCTGGAGGAACTTGGTGCGCGGTTGGAGAGCTTTGAAGGGGATACCGTGATAATCGATACTTCCGGGGTGAACAACCCGGAAGCTCCTTACGAATTGGTATCGACCATGCGGGCATCCTGCATGGTTCTCGGTCCGCTTCTGGCGCGATTGGGACAGGCCAAAGTGTCTCTTCCCGGCGGTTGTGCTATCGGAGCCCGGCCCATGGATTTGCACATCAAGGGCTTGCAGATGATGGGGGCTGAGATCGATTTGATCCAGGGTTATATCCACGGAACCGCGAAAAAGCGGCTTCAAGGAAAACACATCTATTTCGACACGGTGACGGTCACGGGAACCGCCAACCTGATGATGGCGGCGGCTCTTTCTGACGGGGAAACCGTGCTTGAAAACGCCGCTAAGGAGCCAGAGGTGGTTTTTCTTGCCGATGTCCTGGTTCGGGCGGGAGCAAAAATTGAAGGCCAGGGAACAGATGTCATCATCATTCAAGGGGTCTCTTCCCTTAAACCCATCGAATGCCGGGTGTTTCCAGACCGAATAGAAACCGGCACCTACATGATCGCCTCTGCCATCACCGGGGGAGATCTTGAAATAACCAACTGCATCCCCCAGCACGTGGAGCCTCTCATCCATAAACTGCAGGAAGCGGGACTGTCTGTTGAAGTCAACGGCACGTGTGTTAGAGTTCAGGGGGACGGATCGTTCCAGGGGGTCGACATCAAAACGCAGCCCCACCCCGGGTTTCCCACCGATCTTCAGGCTCAGATGATGGCGTTGATGACTCTGTCCAAAGGACAAAGCATCATCGTCGAAAATGTGTTCGAAAACCGGTTCATGCACGCGGCGGAACTCAAGCGCATGGGCGCTAAAATCACGTTGGACGGACACACCGCCATTGTCGAGGGCGTCGAGCAATTGTGCGGCGCTCCCCTGATGGCGACCGACCTTCGAGCGAGCGCGTCTCTGGTATTAGCCGCTCTTGCGGCTAAAGGGAAATCTGTCATATCCCGCGTCTATCATATCGACCGGGGGTATGAAGCCATGGAAAAAAAGTTAGTCCAATTAGGCGCTACCATTAAACGGATCCACTGA
- a CDS encoding transporter, translated as MLSVNNFFEDLSGVVWGPWLLFLLVGTGILLTVRLRGIQFRCLIYALRLTFSKERDGKGDISHFGALMTALASTIGVGNIAGVSTAVALGGPGAVFWMWITALFGMATKYSEGFLAVRFRQVNANGEISGGPMYYLDKGLGQKWLGVCFALFGALAAFGIGNMVQANTTAEAITEVMGSSKFSVGVFLTGLTALVILGGIQRIAHVSAIIIPLSVLIYFGGAVIILFRNFSQIVPGLEMIVQQAFTGTAVTGGFAGATLAQTVRFGVARGLFSNESGLGSAPIAAAAARTNHPAKQALVSMTGTFFDTIIVCSLTALVLAATGVWESGATGVALTIQAFSAGLPGEWGQWIVTLGIVNFAFSTILGWSYYGEKCFEYLVGERFVPFYRYVWVAFVFVGAVVKLDLVWNFSDVMNGLMAIPNLIGLLFLSGLLARETKGFEKGIRDGSIDKYD; from the coding sequence ATGCTCTCAGTGAACAACTTTTTTGAAGATTTAAGCGGTGTCGTTTGGGGCCCTTGGCTCTTGTTTCTCTTGGTGGGAACCGGAATTCTGCTGACCGTCCGCCTGCGCGGCATTCAGTTTCGCTGTCTAATTTACGCCCTGCGTCTCACGTTTTCCAAAGAACGCGATGGCAAGGGGGATATCTCCCATTTTGGCGCATTGATGACGGCGCTGGCTTCCACGATCGGGGTCGGCAACATTGCCGGCGTCAGTACCGCCGTGGCTCTCGGCGGACCGGGTGCGGTGTTCTGGATGTGGATCACGGCACTGTTTGGCATGGCCACCAAATACAGCGAAGGATTTCTGGCGGTCCGGTTCCGCCAGGTCAACGCCAACGGCGAGATTTCCGGCGGCCCCATGTATTACCTGGACAAGGGGTTGGGTCAAAAATGGCTTGGAGTCTGCTTCGCTTTGTTCGGGGCGCTGGCTGCGTTTGGCATTGGCAACATGGTGCAGGCCAACACCACGGCTGAAGCCATCACGGAAGTCATGGGAAGCAGTAAATTTTCTGTGGGAGTTTTTCTTACCGGGTTGACCGCCCTGGTGATTTTAGGCGGCATCCAGCGGATCGCCCATGTTTCCGCAATTATTATTCCACTGTCCGTGCTGATTTATTTTGGCGGCGCCGTTATTATCCTGTTTAGAAATTTCTCTCAGATCGTGCCGGGCCTTGAGATGATTGTCCAACAGGCGTTCACGGGCACTGCTGTCACGGGAGGGTTCGCGGGAGCGACCCTGGCCCAAACGGTCCGCTTTGGGGTCGCTCGCGGACTGTTTTCCAATGAATCCGGACTTGGATCCGCACCCATTGCCGCCGCCGCGGCGCGCACCAATCACCCGGCCAAGCAGGCTCTGGTGTCCATGACAGGAACGTTTTTCGACACGATCATCGTCTGCTCTTTGACGGCACTTGTGCTGGCCGCCACCGGGGTCTGGGAGTCGGGAGCGACCGGGGTGGCATTGACCATTCAGGCTTTTTCCGCCGGGTTGCCCGGGGAGTGGGGGCAATGGATCGTGACGCTTGGAATCGTCAATTTTGCGTTTTCGACGATTCTCGGGTGGAGTTACTACGGAGAAAAATGTTTTGAATACCTGGTTGGAGAACGATTCGTCCCTTTTTACCGATACGTCTGGGTGGCGTTTGTTTTCGTCGGCGCGGTGGTCAAACTGGATCTGGTGTGGAATTTTTCCGATGTGATGAACGGTTTGATGGCCATTCCCAATCTGATCGGACTCCTGTTTTTAAGCGGGCTCCTGGCGCGGGAAACCAAAGGTTTCGAAAAGGGAATTCGGGACGGGTCTATCGATAAATACGATTGA
- a CDS encoding ADP-heptose--LPS heptosyltransferase has translation MNEPEEKPLDEQNFHNILLWMPNWIGDVILALPALNSLRAKYPQSRITAVAKTPADQLLSAHPAVDTVIPFPFKPESGFLAGMRFSVKLRKYQFDLGIVFPNSIHSALSLALSGAKHRIGYNTEGREIFLTHPVPVTALAKRTEYRVDYFFNLMAPLKPDPDEKKFQPLNKNEEENVVEAFLSRSGWEKNQVLMMVHPGTSKPQRSWHSERFGILCQNLLKKYSVKIILLGNHKDAELLTQIRKFSPEQVVPVPPDMDLREVAALLEKSHLFIGNDSGMMHLASMVDTPIVGIFGPGSSRTSGPFIDEEKLEIVSKNFECSPCRQKFFKECKPSPHNKPYCLEDISVNDVAEAVARLMKKIEGKKAAGV, from the coding sequence ATGAATGAGCCTGAGGAAAAACCACTGGACGAACAAAATTTTCACAACATCCTCCTGTGGATGCCCAATTGGATCGGCGACGTGATTCTAGCCTTGCCGGCCCTTAATTCACTGCGTGCCAAATATCCTCAATCGAGAATAACGGCCGTGGCAAAAACACCCGCCGACCAGCTCCTGTCCGCTCATCCTGCGGTGGATACGGTGATTCCATTTCCTTTTAAACCGGAGAGCGGTTTTCTGGCTGGAATGCGGTTCTCCGTAAAACTGAGAAAGTATCAGTTCGACCTTGGAATTGTTTTTCCCAATTCGATCCACAGCGCGTTGTCACTGGCGCTTTCCGGAGCTAAACACCGGATAGGATACAATACCGAAGGCCGGGAAATTTTCCTGACCCATCCGGTTCCCGTCACGGCTCTTGCCAAACGAACCGAATACCGGGTCGATTATTTTTTCAACCTCATGGCTCCGCTCAAACCCGATCCCGACGAAAAAAAATTCCAACCGCTGAATAAAAATGAGGAAGAAAACGTTGTGGAAGCCTTCCTGTCCCGATCCGGATGGGAAAAAAACCAGGTGTTGATGATGGTTCATCCGGGAACGTCAAAGCCGCAAAGGAGCTGGCATTCGGAGCGTTTCGGAATTTTATGCCAGAACCTGTTAAAGAAATATTCCGTTAAAATTATTCTCCTGGGCAACCATAAGGATGCGGAATTACTGACGCAGATTCGAAAGTTTTCTCCTGAGCAGGTGGTTCCCGTTCCTCCTGACATGGATTTGCGAGAGGTGGCCGCACTTCTCGAAAAAAGTCATCTGTTCATCGGCAACGACAGCGGTATGATGCATCTTGCCAGCATGGTGGACACGCCGATCGTGGGCATATTTGGTCCGGGAAGTTCTCGCACCAGCGGACCATTCATCGATGAGGAGAAACTGGAAATCGTCAGCAAGAACTTCGAATGCTCTCCCTGCCGCCAGAAATTTTTCAAGGAATGCAAACCCTCACCCCACAATAAGCCGTATTGTCTGGAAGACATCAGTGTGAACGACGTGGCTGAAGCGGTGGCCCGGCTGATGAAAAAAATTGAAGGCAAAAAAGCCGCCGGCGTGTGA